From a single Brassica napus cultivar Da-Ae chromosome C9, Da-Ae, whole genome shotgun sequence genomic region:
- the LOC106376989 gene encoding MADS-box protein AGL72-like isoform X1, which translates to MVRGKIQIKKIENTTSRQVTFSKRRKGLFKKAHELSVLCDAQVAAIIFSQKGRLYDFTSSDIQKTIKRYAEYKREYFVAESHPMEQYVQGLKKEMATMVEKIEMLEVHNRKLMGQNLASCSVKELQEIATQIKKSLHIVRLRKAKLYGDEIEKLKAKERELKDERVRLCERVGERPLGTPSSSEEKEDVETDLVIGFPKSRR; encoded by the exons ATGGTGAGAGGAAAGATCCAGATCAAGAAGATCGAGAACACTACAAGCAGACAAGTCACGTTCTCTAAGAGAAGGAAAGGTCTCTTTAAGAAGGCTCATGAGCTTTCTGTTCTTTGTGATGCCCAAGTCGCAGCAATAATCTTCTCTCAGAAGGGAAGATTATATGATTTCACCAGCTCCGA TATCCAGAAGACGATCAAGCGATACGCCGAGTATAAGAGAGAGTATTTCGTTGCAGAAAGTCACCCCATGGAGCAATACGTGCAG GGACTAAAGAAGGAAATGGCAACAATGGTGGAAAAGATTGAAATGCTTGAAGTGCATAACCG GAAGTTGATGGGGCAAAACCTGGCTTCTTGTTCGGTGAAAGAACTTCAAGAGATAGCCACACAGATAAAGAAAAGCCTTCATATTGTTAGATTAAGAAAG GCTAAGTTATATGGAGATGAAATAGAGAAACTAAAAGCTAAG GAGAGGGAGCTCAAGGACGAGAGAGTCAGGCTTTGTGAAAGG GTTGGAGAAAGACCATTGGGGACGCCATCAAGCAGCGAAGAGAAAGAGGATGTGGAAACTGACCTAGTCATCGGATTTCCGAAGAGCCGACGGTAA
- the LOC106376989 gene encoding MADS-box protein AGL72-like isoform X2, which translates to MVRGKIQIKKIENTTSRQVTFSKRRKGLFKKAHELSVLCDAQVAAIIFSQKGRLYDFTSSDIQKTIKRYAEYKREYFVAESHPMEQYVQGLKKEMATMVEKIEMLEVHNRKLMGQNLASCSVKELQEIATQIKKSLHIVRLRKAKLYGDEIEKLKAKERELKDERVRLCERGSWL; encoded by the exons ATGGTGAGAGGAAAGATCCAGATCAAGAAGATCGAGAACACTACAAGCAGACAAGTCACGTTCTCTAAGAGAAGGAAAGGTCTCTTTAAGAAGGCTCATGAGCTTTCTGTTCTTTGTGATGCCCAAGTCGCAGCAATAATCTTCTCTCAGAAGGGAAGATTATATGATTTCACCAGCTCCGA TATCCAGAAGACGATCAAGCGATACGCCGAGTATAAGAGAGAGTATTTCGTTGCAGAAAGTCACCCCATGGAGCAATACGTGCAG GGACTAAAGAAGGAAATGGCAACAATGGTGGAAAAGATTGAAATGCTTGAAGTGCATAACCG GAAGTTGATGGGGCAAAACCTGGCTTCTTGTTCGGTGAAAGAACTTCAAGAGATAGCCACACAGATAAAGAAAAGCCTTCATATTGTTAGATTAAGAAAG GCTAAGTTATATGGAGATGAAATAGAGAAACTAAAAGCTAAG GAGAGGGAGCTCAAGGACGAGAGAGTCAGGCTTTGTGAAAGG ggCTCATGGCTGTGA